The Enterococcus sp. 7F3_DIV0205 genome has a window encoding:
- the glnA gene encoding type I glutamate--ammonia ligase produces MTKKQNTVEDIKRIADEENVRFLRLMFTDIMGTIKNVEVPVSQLDKVLSNKMMFDGSSIEGFVRIEESDMYLYPDVSTWMIFPWESTHGKVARLICDIYNPDGTPFAGDPRGNLKRALADMEALGFTSFNLGPEPEFFLFKLDEDGKITTDLNDRGGYFDFAPTDLGENCRRDIVLELESLGFEVEASHHEVAPGQHEIDFKYADVIEACDNIQTFKLVVKTIARKHGLHATFMPKPLYGISGSGMHCNMSLFKGDENVFYDENGPMQLSQTAYHFLGGLLKHARAYTAVCNPTVNSYKRLVPGYEAPVYVAWSGRNRSPLVRVPESRGLSTRLELRSVDPSANPYLTMAVLLQAGLDGIKNEIVPPEAVDRNIYVMNEEERKEAQIHDLPSTIHNAIKELRKDDVMIDALGSHIYANFVEAKRMEWAAFRQTVSEWEREQYLELY; encoded by the coding sequence ATGACGAAAAAACAAAACACAGTAGAAGATATCAAACGAATAGCAGATGAAGAAAATGTTCGATTTTTACGATTAATGTTTACAGACATTATGGGAACAATCAAAAATGTGGAAGTTCCAGTGAGCCAATTAGACAAAGTATTGAGTAATAAAATGATGTTTGATGGTTCTTCTATTGAAGGTTTTGTGAGAATCGAAGAGAGCGATATGTACTTATATCCGGATGTATCAACGTGGATGATTTTTCCTTGGGAAAGTACGCACGGGAAAGTTGCTCGTCTGATTTGCGATATTTACAATCCAGATGGAACTCCTTTTGCAGGAGATCCTCGTGGTAATTTAAAGCGTGCATTGGCAGATATGGAAGCATTAGGGTTTACTTCTTTCAATCTTGGGCCTGAACCAGAGTTTTTCCTATTCAAATTGGATGAAGATGGTAAAATTACGACAGATCTAAATGATAGAGGGGGCTACTTTGATTTTGCGCCGACAGATCTTGGTGAGAATTGTCGTAGAGATATTGTTCTGGAGCTAGAAAGTCTTGGGTTTGAAGTTGAAGCTTCTCATCATGAAGTAGCACCAGGACAACATGAGATTGATTTTAAATATGCAGACGTCATTGAAGCATGTGATAATATCCAAACATTTAAGTTAGTTGTTAAAACGATTGCCAGGAAACATGGGCTGCATGCGACATTCATGCCAAAACCATTATATGGAATCAGTGGTTCAGGGATGCATTGTAATATGTCGCTATTTAAAGGCGATGAGAATGTTTTTTACGATGAAAATGGTCCAATGCAATTAAGTCAAACAGCGTATCATTTCCTTGGTGGTTTACTAAAACATGCGCGTGCGTATACGGCTGTTTGTAATCCAACGGTTAATTCGTATAAACGTTTAGTACCAGGATATGAAGCACCAGTTTATGTTGCATGGAGTGGTCGTAATCGTTCACCGCTAGTACGAGTTCCTGAATCACGTGGTTTATCGACTCGTTTAGAATTACGCTCAGTTGATCCTTCAGCTAATCCGTATTTAACAATGGCTGTCCTTTTACAAGCTGGACTAGATGGAATCAAAAATGAGATCGTTCCACCAGAAGCTGTTGACCGTAACATTTATGTGATGAATGAAGAAGAACGAAAAGAAGCACAAATCCATGATTTACCTTCAACGATCCATAACGCGATTAAAGAATTACGTAAAGATGACGTAATGATCGATGCACTAGGTAGTCATATCTATGCAAATTTTGTTGAAGCGAAACGTATGGAATGGGCTGCTTTCCGCCAAACGGTTTCTGAATGGGAAAGAGAGCAATATTTAGAATTATATTAA
- a CDS encoding MerR family transcriptional regulator, with the protein MREKELRRSMSVFPIGTVMKLTDLSARQIRYYEEQDLIHPERSEGNRRMYSLNDIDVLLEIKDYLSDGLNMAGIKRVYEMKLEEQMHAQESNKPLTDEDVRKILYDELISQGGLTQQNPFQSRGPKL; encoded by the coding sequence ATGAGAGAGAAGGAACTGAGAAGATCAATGTCGGTTTTTCCAATTGGTACAGTTATGAAGCTGACTGATCTATCAGCACGTCAAATCCGTTATTATGAAGAGCAAGATTTGATTCATCCTGAAAGAAGCGAAGGAAACCGCCGTATGTATTCACTGAATGACATTGATGTATTACTTGAAATCAAGGATTATTTGTCAGATGGTCTAAATATGGCAGGAATCAAGCGCGTCTATGAAATGAAACTGGAAGAACAAATGCATGCGCAAGAGTCAAATAAACCGCTGACTGATGAAGACGTTCGGAAAATTTTATATGACGAACTTATTTCTCAAGGTGGACTTACTCAACAAAATCCATTCCAATCCAGAGGACCAAAATTGTAA
- a CDS encoding alpha/beta fold hydrolase — protein sequence MEYVFVHGLGQRSSSWEQTISFMSEPEEIRCPDLFALLENKECTYASLYEVFSTYCEAIPEPLNLCGLSLGGILALNYAIDYPEKVDSLVLIGAQYKMPKRLLKFQNMIFQVMPNSTFKKMGMQKQELIQLTGSMSDLDFSSKLKDISCDTLVLIGGKDRANKKAAERLAEKIERAKLRIVQASSHEVNVARPEDLGQELEVFYKSR from the coding sequence ATGGAGTATGTTTTTGTTCATGGTTTAGGGCAACGATCATCCAGCTGGGAGCAGACAATTTCATTTATGAGCGAACCAGAGGAGATAAGATGTCCAGACTTATTTGCACTTCTTGAAAATAAAGAATGTACATATGCTAGTTTGTATGAAGTTTTTTCAACGTATTGCGAGGCTATTCCAGAGCCGTTAAATTTATGTGGACTCTCATTGGGAGGAATTCTTGCGTTGAACTATGCAATTGATTATCCTGAAAAAGTTGATTCACTTGTATTAATTGGAGCTCAATATAAAATGCCAAAGAGACTACTTAAATTCCAAAATATGATTTTCCAAGTTATGCCTAATTCTACTTTCAAAAAAATGGGTATGCAAAAGCAAGAATTAATACAGTTAACAGGCTCTATGAGCGATTTGGATTTTAGTAGTAAATTGAAAGATATTTCTTGCGATACTTTGGTTCTTATCGGGGGAAAAGATCGTGCTAATAAAAAAGCGGCAGAGCGCTTGGCTGAAAAGATAGAGAGAGCCAAGTTGCGTATTGTGCAAGCTTCAAGTCATGAAGTGAACGTAGCGAGACCAGAAGACTTGGGACAAGAGTTAGAAGTGTTTTATAAATCGAGATAA
- a CDS encoding DUF6056 family protein, with protein sequence MQKVIKSNKGYYLFYVGLFILALLYLLNFNVDMGSDDGWFMKVSREHTFWGFLQWRYDNWSARLFPEAMLYLIFLVPLFVHHVISASAWLLYSYSLVRLIVGTVSRKNFLVAFLSLGLINIWVMKDSIFWITGSINYLWPLALGLFSMIPYADNFFRNKKTSVWLYVLPAFIFSFSNEQLIACVIGVVLVYHGAMLVHKRKENYFLYIPTAFFMFGLTFMILAPGNKLRMKQEIDMWMPDFNELSPFSRVLRGSSWLFEGWQTKLLLLFLVILVISFVIDSSKLLAKVTMGYTVFLALLMYNFPKKLTDFQKINEGNWTQSLKSGNVLNGGLLTPLLPYLLWAVFFGLVISFSISVAKQKIFIGLSYSAALFSSLLMCFSPTMYASGARVFLCSSIFLLMISFILYQQVLVHRTQDENRRLLFYACFVPVINFLCVLCIS encoded by the coding sequence TTGCAAAAGGTTATTAAAAGTAATAAGGGGTACTATTTATTTTATGTTGGTTTGTTTATATTGGCGTTGTTATATCTTTTGAATTTTAACGTGGACATGGGTTCTGATGATGGTTGGTTTATGAAGGTGTCTAGAGAGCATACTTTCTGGGGATTTTTGCAATGGCGTTATGATAATTGGTCTGCTCGCTTATTTCCAGAAGCGATGCTGTATTTGATTTTTTTAGTTCCTTTATTTGTTCATCATGTAATTAGCGCCAGTGCCTGGTTGTTATATAGTTATTCGTTGGTTCGACTAATCGTAGGAACCGTTAGTCGCAAAAATTTTCTAGTCGCATTTTTATCCCTTGGTTTGATCAATATCTGGGTCATGAAAGACTCGATTTTTTGGATTACTGGATCTATTAACTATTTATGGCCTTTAGCATTAGGTCTGTTTTCAATGATTCCTTATGCGGATAATTTTTTTAGAAATAAAAAAACGTCCGTTTGGCTATATGTGTTGCCTGCATTTATTTTTTCATTTTCAAATGAGCAGTTGATTGCTTGTGTTATTGGTGTTGTTTTGGTTTATCATGGAGCAATGTTGGTTCACAAGCGAAAAGAAAATTATTTTCTTTATATTCCAACTGCATTTTTTATGTTTGGACTTACCTTTATGATTTTAGCTCCGGGAAATAAGCTTAGGATGAAGCAGGAAATTGATATGTGGATGCCGGATTTCAATGAGCTGTCACCATTTTCCAGAGTATTGAGAGGCAGTTCATGGTTATTTGAGGGGTGGCAGACAAAATTATTATTGCTATTTCTCGTTATTCTAGTGATTTCTTTTGTCATTGATTCTTCGAAACTTTTAGCTAAGGTGACAATGGGGTATACAGTATTTTTGGCTTTACTGATGTATAATTTTCCTAAAAAGCTCACTGATTTTCAGAAGATTAACGAAGGGAATTGGACCCAATCTCTAAAATCAGGAAATGTGTTAAATGGAGGGCTACTTACTCCCTTGTTACCTTATTTATTGTGGGCTGTTTTCTTTGGTTTAGTTATCTCGTTTTCTATATCAGTTGCTAAACAGAAAATTTTTATTGGTTTGAGCTATAGTGCGGCCTTATTTTCTTCATTATTGATGTGTTTTTCTCCGACGATGTACGCTTCTGGTGCAAGAGTATTTTTATGTTCATCGATTTTTTTACTAATGATTTCATTTATACTCTATCAACAAGTTCTAGTACATAGAACTCAAGATGAGAATAGACGATTACTATTTTATGCTTGCTTTGTACCTGTGATAAACTTCCTTTGTGTTCTCTGTATATCTTGA
- the hflX gene encoding GTPase HflX: MDKIAEKVILVGVETEENYARFEGSMKELKNLTKTAQGEVVFCLTQKRPRVDSQTVIGKGKVEELVQLVDAYEADIVIFNHELTPRQNQLIVEAVGVKVIDRVQLILDIFAMRARSKEGKLQVELAQLNYLLPRLIGQGKQLSRLGGGIGTRGPGETKLESDRRHIRNKIIAIRRELKEVTAHRERSRQKRQSSDIFQIGLIGYTNAGKSTILNLLTTAGTYSEDQLFATLDPLTKKWQLPQGMIVTLTDTVGFIQDLPTQLIEAFQSTLEESRGMDLLLHVVDASANERLQHEQTVVELLNDLDLEQIPVLTIYNKSDQIDETDFVPTLFPNVLVSAKSTLGKEQLTKAVREKMMELLVPYEFDIPSNKGQQLSELTRQTLLLSEVFEEVENVYRVKGFAKKNSKWTRELEK, encoded by the coding sequence ATGGACAAAATAGCAGAAAAGGTCATTTTAGTGGGGGTAGAAACAGAAGAAAATTATGCTCGCTTTGAAGGGTCTATGAAGGAATTGAAAAATTTGACTAAGACAGCACAAGGAGAGGTTGTCTTTTGTTTAACGCAAAAACGTCCCCGTGTAGATTCTCAGACTGTGATCGGTAAAGGAAAAGTAGAAGAATTAGTTCAATTAGTTGACGCTTATGAAGCAGATATCGTCATTTTTAACCATGAACTAACACCTAGACAAAATCAGTTGATTGTTGAAGCTGTAGGTGTGAAAGTTATCGACCGAGTACAATTGATTCTAGACATTTTTGCAATGCGGGCACGTTCAAAAGAAGGGAAATTACAAGTTGAACTAGCTCAGTTGAATTATTTACTGCCAAGATTGATCGGGCAAGGTAAACAATTATCCCGTTTAGGGGGAGGAATCGGTACAAGAGGTCCAGGAGAAACTAAGCTTGAGTCAGATCGTCGGCATATTCGTAATAAGATCATTGCAATCAGGCGTGAACTAAAGGAAGTAACGGCTCATCGTGAACGAAGCAGACAGAAACGCCAGTCTTCAGATATTTTTCAAATTGGCTTGATCGGTTATACAAACGCAGGAAAATCAACGATTTTAAACTTACTAACAACTGCTGGAACTTATTCTGAAGATCAACTATTTGCAACATTAGATCCTTTAACGAAGAAATGGCAGCTTCCCCAAGGAATGATCGTAACTCTGACAGATACTGTAGGGTTTATTCAAGATCTGCCAACGCAGTTGATCGAGGCCTTTCAATCAACATTAGAAGAAAGTCGAGGAATGGATTTATTATTACATGTAGTGGATGCAAGTGCAAATGAGCGTTTACAACATGAACAAACGGTTGTTGAATTACTAAACGATTTAGATTTAGAACAGATTCCTGTTTTGACTATTTATAATAAAAGTGATCAGATTGATGAGACTGACTTTGTTCCAACCTTGTTCCCGAATGTATTGGTTTCAGCAAAAAGTACTTTAGGCAAAGAGCAGCTAACAAAAGCAGTTCGAGAGAAGATGATGGAGTTGCTCGTTCCATACGAGTTTGATATTCCTTCAAACAAAGGACAACAATTAAGTGAATTAACGCGCCAGACATTGCTTTTATCAGAAGTCTTTGAAGAAGTTGAAAATGTGTATCGTGTTAAAGGATTTGCTAAAAAAAATTCTAAATGGACGAGAGAGCTAGAAAAATAA
- the miaA gene encoding tRNA (adenosine(37)-N6)-dimethylallyltransferase MiaA, whose product MKKVLVIAGPTAVGKTSLSIELAKKLNGEIISGDSMQVYKQLDIGTAKVTEEEREGIEHHLIDCRELSETYSVADFQKEGRQAIDNIIAKGKLPIVVGGTGLYIQALLYDFELGAKDESPEIREKYQRFAEQHGNQQLWELLHKKDKQAAESIHFNNQKKVIRALEVFDKTGFSILTPKETPKKLYDYFLIGLETERTMLYERINRRVDQMVTQGLLNEAEQLYRCQTKQSIQGIGYKEFFPYFEGRETLVEATEQVKQNSRRYAKRQLTWFKNRMNASWWDLVQEPDAISDLEKEIEDWLGSSEG is encoded by the coding sequence TTGAAAAAAGTATTAGTGATTGCAGGACCAACAGCTGTTGGAAAAACCTCTTTAAGTATTGAACTGGCAAAAAAATTGAATGGAGAAATCATTAGTGGAGATTCAATGCAAGTTTATAAACAGCTTGACATCGGAACGGCAAAAGTAACGGAAGAAGAGCGTGAAGGTATTGAACATCATTTGATAGATTGTCGAGAATTATCTGAGACATATTCTGTAGCCGATTTTCAAAAAGAAGGTCGTCAAGCGATTGATAACATTATCGCAAAAGGAAAGTTACCGATCGTTGTAGGTGGGACAGGGTTGTATATTCAAGCTTTGCTTTATGACTTTGAACTAGGAGCTAAGGATGAGTCGCCAGAAATACGTGAAAAATATCAAAGATTTGCTGAACAACACGGCAATCAACAATTATGGGAATTACTTCATAAAAAAGATAAGCAGGCTGCTGAAAGTATCCATTTTAATAACCAAAAAAAAGTGATTCGTGCGCTGGAAGTCTTCGATAAAACAGGTTTTAGTATTTTAACTCCTAAAGAAACGCCAAAAAAATTATACGATTATTTTTTAATTGGATTAGAAACAGAGCGCACAATGCTTTATGAACGAATCAATAGACGGGTCGATCAAATGGTGACACAGGGACTTTTAAATGAGGCTGAACAGCTTTATAGGTGTCAAACAAAACAATCCATTCAAGGAATCGGGTACAAAGAGTTTTTTCCTTACTTTGAAGGTAGGGAAACATTAGTTGAAGCAACAGAGCAAGTAAAGCAAAATTCAAGAAGATACGCGAAGAGGCAATTGACTTGGTTTAAAAATCGCATGAACGCCAGCTGGTGGGATTTAGTACAAGAGCCTGATGCTATTTCAGATTTAGAAAAGGAAATAGAGGACTGGCTGGGTTCTTCGGAAGGATAA
- a CDS encoding glycerophosphodiester phosphodiesterase has product MTKIIAHRGSKGTHPENTLAAFQEAVRVGSDGIELDVQLSKDNQLIVIHDETIDRTTNGHGEVGQLTLAELKQLDAGSWFKENPMFQEVPTLNEVLMLLKKENFCGLLNIEIKTDKIHYEGIEQMLVQLLQSQQWPFEYMYSSFYFKSLEKIWELGKNQKIASIFYISKREEQRAIQSEFIEGIHPNIEWVVKHVDDLVDFPKAIRPWTVNDEEKMKLCFVHHLAGIHTDFPELAIKIRELIQNKG; this is encoded by the coding sequence GTGACGAAAATAATCGCCCACCGTGGGAGCAAAGGAACCCATCCAGAAAATACTTTAGCAGCATTTCAAGAAGCTGTTCGTGTTGGTTCTGATGGAATCGAATTGGATGTTCAGTTATCAAAAGATAATCAATTGATCGTGATTCATGATGAAACGATTGATCGTACAACAAATGGACACGGAGAAGTTGGTCAGCTAACATTAGCAGAATTAAAACAATTGGATGCAGGTAGCTGGTTCAAAGAAAACCCAATGTTTCAGGAAGTGCCTACATTAAACGAAGTGTTGATGTTACTAAAAAAAGAGAATTTTTGTGGTCTATTGAATATTGAAATCAAAACAGATAAGATACATTATGAAGGCATTGAACAGATGCTCGTTCAACTCTTGCAGTCACAACAATGGCCCTTTGAATATATGTATTCAAGCTTCTATTTCAAAAGTTTGGAAAAAATTTGGGAATTGGGAAAAAATCAAAAAATTGCGTCTATATTTTATATCTCCAAAAGAGAGGAACAACGAGCAATTCAGTCAGAATTTATTGAAGGAATCCATCCTAATATTGAGTGGGTAGTCAAACACGTAGATGATTTAGTCGATTTTCCCAAAGCGATAAGACCTTGGACGGTTAATGACGAAGAAAAAATGAAACTATGTTTTGTTCACCATTTAGCAGGGATTCACACAGATTTTCCTGAACTAGCAATAAAAATACGCGAATTGATACAAAATAAAGGATGA
- a CDS encoding NAD-dependent epimerase/dehydratase family protein, translating into MNNILITGGAGFIGSTLANFYSKDHKVTVIDDLSMGSKSNLETTANLCFIEGSVTDHELMTEVLTQTQFDYIFHLAAIASVADSVARPLETHQINFDSVFQLLELVRNNQFGLKRLLFASSAAVYGDEPTLPKQEESVIRPLTPYAIDKFAAEKYVVDYYHLYDIPTSAVRFFNVYGPKQNPESPYSGVISIMMDRYKKLLNKEATTFTMFGDGTQSRDFVFIEDVIQALNLIATSQDSLGEVYNIGTGEAIDLNKLVSTINDLLEVDLPICYEEERSGDIKHSLADISKVKAVGYQPKYNIKSGLEKYVSYELANRDKEGLDN; encoded by the coding sequence ATGAATAATATATTAATTACTGGTGGTGCAGGTTTTATCGGCTCTACCTTAGCCAATTTTTATAGTAAGGATCATAAAGTTACGGTCATTGATGATTTATCTATGGGAAGTAAGAGCAATTTAGAAACGACTGCCAACCTATGCTTTATAGAAGGTAGCGTGACGGATCATGAATTAATGACTGAGGTTTTAACACAAACCCAGTTTGATTACATTTTCCATTTAGCTGCAATTGCAAGTGTGGCGGACTCTGTGGCACGTCCGTTGGAGACGCATCAAATAAATTTTGATAGTGTTTTTCAATTGTTAGAATTAGTCAGAAACAATCAATTCGGATTAAAACGTTTGTTGTTTGCTTCATCTGCTGCTGTATATGGAGATGAGCCAACGTTACCTAAACAAGAGGAATCAGTTATTCGCCCATTAACACCGTATGCAATCGATAAATTTGCAGCGGAAAAATATGTGGTTGATTATTATCATTTGTATGATATTCCAACAAGTGCTGTACGGTTCTTTAATGTTTATGGTCCAAAACAAAATCCTGAATCCCCTTATTCTGGCGTTATATCTATTATGATGGATCGCTATAAAAAGCTATTGAATAAAGAAGCGACAACTTTTACTATGTTTGGTGATGGAACCCAGTCGAGAGATTTTGTATTCATTGAAGATGTCATTCAAGCACTAAATCTTATTGCTACATCGCAAGATTCACTAGGAGAAGTGTATAATATTGGCACGGGTGAAGCAATTGACTTAAATAAATTAGTTTCTACTATAAACGATCTGTTAGAAGTTGATTTGCCAATTTGTTATGAAGAGGAACGTTCTGGAGACATCAAACATTCTCTCGCCGACATTTCTAAAGTAAAAGCAGTAGGATACCAACCCAAGTACAATATTAAATCTGGACTTGAAAAGTACGTTTCTTACGAGCTGGCTAATAGAGATAAAGAAGGTTTAGATAACTAA
- a CDS encoding C39 family peptidase, with protein MKKKLGYLLIGIMASLMVVPSAALSEEKAKDTESTVESQALEQTTDNGIEVTDVSETQSTQTSESTKENESTKKNETTESESEKPIEQPKLNYTIHNEKLGWLAGQENGESSAFPNDRIEAIKIGIDGLEAGVSGIQYRSHVANIGWQDFVNDNEISGVAGQRLEAIQIQLKDVLKDKYDVYYRVKVQNFGWLDWASNGQTAGTMSFAYQIEGIQIQLKEKGQAAPGSTKRPSVQYKQPNVKYQSHIKNIGWQSTKSNGQLSGTVGQNKRLEALKIAVDNTPVAGGIEYRSHVQDYGWQNYVGNNVVSGTVGKQKQVEALSVRLTGEMANHFDLYYRVHAKNFGWLDWASNGQNAGTAGFSYQLESIEMKLVRKGTNISGAKNRYFVQFKQPDISYQSHVQDLGWQAPSKNGQTSGTVGKSKRVEAIKIKVDNAPVSGGIQYRSHVQDYGWQGYVSNNQLSGTVGKAKRVEAFDIRLTGELAKHFNVYYRTHAEYFGWLGWNKNGGISGTSGYGFRLEGLDIILVKKELKGPAVSNNYKQAPADIKNYYMNPPKRIELKTNHYYTDRSLQRGNDISAGTVINVKRRVLDKNGYPILETPYGYVTAGKNIVVATNKGQKTFMNVPYYNQMSMGYPNGCEEFSLYMALEYLGATHGQNVHQVTNAVPKVPSWGNPHEGFNGSPTDKYGFHTIYPRAFTPYARRYAPNSRDISGVDTSQFKEELMKGNPIVVWGTYPYLAPPIIDGTYYGSWKVANLHVWLVTGFDGNSFHVTDPIYGTMWVSEGTVALSYSPNKMAVSIDK; from the coding sequence TTGAAAAAGAAACTAGGTTATTTGTTAATTGGTATTATGGCAAGTTTAATGGTTGTGCCTTCAGCTGCATTGTCAGAAGAAAAGGCAAAAGATACTGAAAGTACAGTTGAAAGCCAAGCTCTCGAGCAAACTACAGACAACGGTATAGAAGTTACCGATGTATCAGAGACACAGTCTACTCAGACAAGTGAGAGTACTAAAGAAAATGAAAGCACTAAAAAAAATGAAACAACTGAATCAGAAAGTGAAAAGCCAATTGAGCAGCCAAAATTAAATTATACGATTCATAATGAAAAACTAGGTTGGCTAGCTGGGCAGGAAAATGGTGAAAGTAGCGCGTTTCCAAATGACAGAATAGAAGCAATTAAAATTGGAATCGATGGGTTAGAGGCAGGCGTAAGTGGAATCCAGTATCGCTCTCATGTGGCCAATATTGGTTGGCAAGATTTTGTTAATGATAATGAAATTAGTGGTGTTGCTGGTCAAAGGCTGGAAGCAATCCAAATTCAATTAAAAGATGTTTTAAAAGATAAGTACGATGTATATTATAGAGTTAAGGTGCAAAATTTTGGCTGGTTGGATTGGGCCTCAAATGGACAAACTGCCGGGACTATGTCATTTGCATATCAAATTGAAGGGATTCAAATTCAATTAAAAGAAAAAGGACAGGCAGCACCAGGCTCAACCAAACGTCCATCGGTACAATATAAACAACCAAACGTGAAGTACCAAAGTCACATTAAAAATATTGGTTGGCAGTCGACAAAAAGTAATGGTCAATTAAGTGGTACAGTTGGTCAAAATAAACGATTAGAAGCTTTGAAAATAGCAGTTGATAATACTCCTGTAGCTGGGGGGATAGAATATAGAAGTCATGTTCAGGATTACGGTTGGCAAAATTATGTAGGTAATAATGTAGTTAGTGGAACAGTAGGGAAACAAAAACAAGTAGAAGCATTATCTGTTCGATTAACTGGAGAAATGGCTAATCATTTCGATTTGTATTATCGAGTACATGCTAAAAATTTTGGTTGGCTAGATTGGGCTAGTAATGGACAAAATGCAGGTACAGCTGGCTTTAGTTATCAATTAGAATCGATAGAAATGAAGCTAGTGAGAAAAGGTACTAATATTTCAGGTGCTAAGAATCGCTATTTTGTGCAGTTCAAACAGCCAGATATTTCTTATCAAAGTCATGTCCAAGATCTAGGTTGGCAAGCGCCTAGTAAAAATGGCCAAACAAGTGGAACCGTTGGTAAAAGTAAACGTGTTGAAGCAATTAAAATAAAAGTTGATAATGCGCCAGTTTCAGGTGGGATTCAATACAGAAGTCATGTTCAAGACTATGGTTGGCAAGGATATGTATCTAATAATCAATTGAGTGGAACTGTTGGAAAAGCTAAACGAGTGGAAGCATTTGATATTCGTTTGACGGGAGAACTAGCTAAGCACTTCAATGTTTATTATCGCACACATGCGGAATATTTTGGCTGGTTAGGTTGGAATAAAAATGGAGGGATTAGTGGTACTTCTGGTTATGGTTTTAGACTAGAAGGCTTGGATATCATTTTAGTCAAAAAAGAACTAAAAGGTCCTGCTGTGTCAAATAATTATAAACAAGCCCCAGCAGATATAAAAAATTATTATATGAATCCGCCAAAACGAATCGAATTAAAAACGAATCACTACTATACAGATAGATCATTACAAAGAGGCAACGATATATCTGCTGGAACAGTGATTAATGTTAAACGAAGAGTACTAGACAAAAATGGTTATCCAATCCTAGAAACACCTTATGGATATGTGACTGCAGGTAAAAATATCGTAGTAGCAACCAATAAAGGGCAAAAAACATTTATGAATGTTCCATATTACAATCAAATGAGCATGGGTTATCCAAATGGCTGTGAAGAATTTTCTTTATATATGGCATTAGAATATTTAGGAGCTACACATGGGCAAAATGTACACCAAGTGACAAATGCAGTTCCGAAAGTTCCTTCTTGGGGAAATCCACATGAAGGATTTAATGGAAGTCCTACTGATAAATATGGGTTCCATACAATCTATCCAAGAGCATTTACACCATATGCTAGAAGATATGCACCTAATTCAAGAGATATCAGTGGGGTTGACACAAGTCAATTTAAAGAAGAATTGATGAAAGGAAATCCTATAGTAGTCTGGGGGACGTATCCTTATTTAGCACCACCGATCATTGATGGAACTTACTATGGTTCTTGGAAAGTTGCGAATTTACATGTTTGGTTAGTAACTGGATTTGATGGAAATAGCTTCCATGTGACAGATCCAATTTACGGAACAATGTGGGTTAGTGAAGGAACAGTGGCACTTTCTTATAGTCCAAATAAAATGGCTGTTTCCATCGATAAATAG